The proteins below come from a single Xenopus tropicalis strain Nigerian chromosome 9, UCB_Xtro_10.0, whole genome shotgun sequence genomic window:
- the mcm3ap gene encoding germinal-center associated nuclear protein isoform X2: MEYTMNSNSPFGGQNPSGSLGQNQGSSLFGQPSAFGQTSTASPVPLFGQTSSSPSAPLFGQTSGSHSAPAFGQTSSTHSVPVFGQASTAQSAPMFGQTSTGQMTSLFGQTSTGQSNSMFGQVSTSQSVPLFGQVSSSEPPPYGQAISSQIGSLFGQASSKQSAPLFGQTSSAQLTPAFGQTTTSQSTSIFGQTHASQTASMFSPGQPPSIFGQASTGQSTPMFGQNASGQSSVFGQSTSGQPAPVFGNTITTQSNPAFGLATTSQSLSAFGQVTNSQSVPAFGQLTGSQSTNLFGQVNTCQSIPIFGLSTTSQSTSVFGQTTTSQTSTVPNLTSNVTFGTSVPVFGQGTVASTTSSLSQAGNGQGSVFAQANSGQGFQFGQISAQTSSGFGQTATSQTPGLQTTFSTAPLQKSGSSFTQGAVNFEQSLFRKVTGGSEQPVFGQNSGTSEKTSATLENSGSASVFGQVNSETDSSGTKILNNLEQISNESSRSNFQPPSNSTFKPIFGAVSETENPATMSNNNQMSSHIQPIVHTGSRESQNSTTFSFTSADSKGEVSKKEESPKGIKRKEDMGRSSVKHEPPYLEENFPSSRSDNPPEKKPSRLARQLTGGATMYVRSLYDVVKSHIKTQHKKDSEEVMHHQEPQTESPPAGYPVENQSTAIKTAVSSSQTLSSKVPSFAGTNQQMPKRNYVQAGQSQSLVSRAHLTAGISQQNMEKSNPSVRSQLALNRAQPLPESEEQSSDNLAVPAKTPLRRTCRADSGPRTDRAMRSPNDLTSIHVTNLPNHLNQKQYLEKFFKKAGKVQRMYCKPARKIAVIHFNNHTAAANAKKMAKKLHSDVCIFYYKKKTTSPGKKGEFLSKSEQQIEEREERLSGEESTKLSPMRKRLVRDITTGTGAKTSPPKKPGFSKALHFDVESSDAQRPPSDSSGIALPPSLSHLLGLVAESSEDKYLLLNQRDKILRQARVKRTELDQAKLFVGTCPDMCPEKERYMRETRKQLSIFELLPGTDKVDHATAIKEYSRSSADQEEPLPYELRPTHVLSMTMDYLVTQIMDKGEGNYREWYDFVWNRTRGIRKDITQQHLCNLSTVSLMEKCMRFHIHCAFELCEEPMSSFDAKINNENLTKCLLSLKEMYQDLHNRGISCPCEPEFRGYSVLLSLNKGDILREVQEFHSTVLHSEEVKFAVQVFAALNSTNFVRFFKLIRSASYLNSCILHRYFNQIRRDALRVLNVAYTPSIQRPTLFPLESMLQMLFFQDTNEATEFLNSYGLSVSEGNVELNRSAFFEPEVLPHPKKCFFISQKRQVSVGEIVNGASLPHFALHYPLSSFDALNKYTGGNSLVEPGLRSIQETHGSAMFGIEKPEEREIEPEEQPNKQTFSLPTETLEPIPVVPISVLRPIMVPKPPPSPPKPVFTEEDIHLLAQDITEEIVKEQSFELIQAATAYISAARGAAVPIADTLLTDVISEISHRVAVEEVSSEKQRVKEEKLKKAEEARLKQEREKLLDQISLSQCKDLLKEVLTDSIYNISAEELKHAVQLDKNARISRCSEKVCDEYLSQFLEVEIFELARDSLHEMQYYSKYLQRWREVLAVRKKLRRQMRGFPAAPGSVSRNDKLKALLPSAALHGAHLGFAKGFLNLGHAGKIGVSFTSFHQSREKIFHQMKVQHFFQKLLCDAAWTPLQLPSLIAQNLESWKDCIFWKLVLLLPETSEIPEPSSILSEWLKAKFSWTGGQTSDTEQQSVDTLVLYSSLESQNGRPVRVNVCVKVAQGPLTTSEMEQVETKRDLLGTSGLILLLPPVDDSIEDDVYWLSALLQLKQLLQAKPFQPPIPLGVLVPAFGMNTMTKVEEGLNLADLVSNGLISEYEIFPLSGSLDDLQGTEQVTSAVQFLLSSCPHTLELCSLPLRQFIEDGICSGFSEPFHRDMWERKKARLPSQDPAAIIDLYNSVLAFLANVISSEQLSDISWPVTEFSCPNGTAVLPHTSWNHPGHLAWLKKSVLSFQIPQMDKPPQGAPWLPVCSMILEYIDQICRCKQGLPVLLSEVQILLRHAYDKLHTNAGGRYSEEFPAEEFPWDDLLNLCINHKLRDWDPSVNSEYSGSLEDIHVYFLQDDLRNLSPSNLWERARMSTHTDAQETYDGRSYRQRLPTQKTKMLASIRVSPEQNLENEELGAEFKHINKLRLQLKQSLEAEREESKGCKEKLQKFLEEEALETSASPLLPMYLPEALLRPQEKPTNRSHSGVHSSPLHMSLETALYISSPQRPVEHNMSSSPLQRAPIKTPQLRSTENIIHAASQDSSLSESLSASPLRPSLTDKLNELRRLINANRQENSALELHLNTLLDVGKSCDAAEHHLV, translated from the exons ATGGAATACACTATGAACTCTAACAGCCCCTTTGGTGGACAGAATCCATCTGGCTCCCTTGGTCAGAATCAGGGCAGTTCATTGTTTGGACAACCATCTGCGTTTGGACAGACATCAACAGCTTCACCTGTTCCTTTATTTGGTCAGACTTCATCTAGTCCTTCAGCTCCCTTATTTGGACAGACTTCAGGTAGTCATTCAGCTCCTGCATTTGGGCAAACTTCTAGTACCCATTCAGTCCCTGTGTTTGGGCAAGCCTCTACTGCCCAGTCAGCTCCCATGTTTGGACAAACCTCTACTGGCCAAATGACTTCCCTCTTTGGACAGACCTCTACTGGTCAATCGAATTCCATGTTTGGGCAAGTCTCTACAAGCCAATCAGTTCCTCTTTTTGGGCAAGTCTCTTCTAGCGAGCCTCCCCCATATGGACAAGCCATCTCTAGCCAAATAGGTTCCCTTTTTGGACAAGCCTCTAGCAAGCAATCCGCTCCATTATTTGGACAGACCTCTTCTGCACAGTTAACTCCTGCATTTGGACAGACCACAACTAGCCAATCTACTTCTATATTTGGACAAACACATGCCAGTCAGACTGCTTCCATGTTTTCTCCTGGGCAGCCTCCCTCAATATTTGGTCAAGCCTCCACTGGGCAATCTACTCCCATGTTTGGGCAGAATGCTTCTGGTCAGTCTTCTGTGTTTGGACAGTCTACAAGTGGACAACCTGCTCCTGTCTTTGGGAATACAATTACTACTCAGTCTAATCCTGCATTTGGACTTGCCACAACTTCCCAATCATTGTCCGCTTTTGGGCAGGTTACAAATTCTCAATCTGTACCTGCTTTTGGACAACTCACTGGCAGCCAGTCTACAAATCTTTTTGGACAAGTTAATACGTGCCAGTCCATACCCATCTTTGGACTGTCCACCACAAGCCAGTCAACTTCTGTGTTTGGTCAGACAACAACTAGCCAGACTTCTACTGTACCAAACTTGACAAGTAATGTAACATTTGGAACAAGTGTGCCAGTGTTTGGGCAAGGTACTGTTGCATCCACGACTTCTTCACTTAGTCAGGCGGGTAATGGGCAGGGTTCTGTGTTTGCGCAGGCAAACTCTGGACAGGGTTTTCAGTTTGGACAGATATCTGCTCAGACTTCCTCTGGTTTTGGACAGACAGCCACCAGCCAAACACCTGGCCTTCAGACTACCTTTAGTACAGCCCCGTTACAAAAGTCTGGATCATCATTTACGCAAGGTGCAGTCAATTTTGAGCAATCTTTGTTTCGTAAAGTCACAGGTGGATCTGAACAACCTGTTTTTGGACAAAATAGTGGGACATCTGAGAAAACATCTGCTACTTTAGAAAATTCAGGAAGTGCCTCTGTGTTTGGGCAGGTTAATTCAGAAACTGATTCATCAGGTACAAAAATACTTAACAACTTGGAGCAGATATCTAACGAGTCTTCCCGAAGCAACTTTCAACCTCCATCAAATTCTACTTTCAAGCCAATTTTTGGAGCAGTCTCTGAAACGGAGAATCCAGCGACTATGTCTAATAATAATCAGATGTCCAGTCATATTCAGCCTATTGTTCATACTGGTTCTAGGGAATCACAGAACAGTACCACATTTTCTTTTACTTCAGCCGATAGCAAAG GTGAAGTGTCCAAGAAAGAGGAGTCTCCAAAAGGCATTAAGAGGAAGGAAGATATGGGAAGATCTTCTGTAAAACATGAGCCTCCCTACTTAGAGGAGAACTTTCCAAGTTCTCGCAGTGATAATCCTCCAGAAAAGAAGCCCAGCAGGCTTGCACGACAACTCACAGGTGGTGCCACCATGTACGTTAGAAGCTTATATGATGTAGTTAAAAGTCATATAAAGACTCAACATAAAAAGGACTCTGAAGAAGTTATGCACCACCAAGAGCCTCAAACTGAATCACCACCAGCTGGTTACCCAGTTGAAAACCAATCTACAGCCATTAAAACAGCTGTTAGTTCAAGTCAAACTCTGTCTAGCAAAGTTCCATCGTTTGCTGGAACCAACCAACAAATGCCAAAGCGTAACTATGTGCAAGCTGGACAAAGCCAATCACTTGTTTCTAGAGCTCATCTTACAGCAGGGATTAGCcaacaaaatatggaaaaatccAATCCAAGTGTTCGAAGTCAGCTAGCACTTAACAGAGCTCAACCTTTGCCTGAGAGTGAGGAGCAGTCATCGGACAATTTAG CTGTTCCTGCTAAAACACCACTGCGCCGGACATGCAGAGCAGACAGTGGGCCAAGAACAGACCGGGCAATGCGATCTCCAAATGACCTGACTTCCATTCATGTCACCAACTTGCCTAATCATCTAAACCAAAAGCAGTATTTGGAGAAATTCTTCAAAAAAGCAGGAAAGGTGCAACGGATGTATTGTAAACCTGCTCGGAAAATAGCAGTCATTCACTTCAACAATCAT ACGGCTGCTGCCAATGCAAAGAAAATGGCGAAGAAGTTGCACAGCGACGTATGCATATTCTATTACAAGAAGAAGACGACCA GTCCTGGTAAGAAGGGGGAGTTCTTAAGTAAAAGTGAGCAACAGATAGAAGAGAGGGAAGAAAGACTGAGTGGAGAGGAGAGTACCAAGCTTTCCCCTATGCGAAAACGACTGGTCCGAGATATAACCACCGGGACTGGGGCTAAAAC GTCCCCACCGAAGAAACCTGGGTTCTCCAAGGCTCTGCATTTTGATGTTGAAAGCTCTGATGCCCAAAGACCGCCTTCTGATTCATCAGGAATAGCGCTACCACCGTCACTTTCTCACCTTTTAGGATTGGTGGCCGAGAGTTCAGAAGATAAGTACCTCCTACTGAATCAGCGGGATAAAATATTGCGACAAG CTCGTGTTAAGAGAACTGAATTAGACCAGGCCAAGCTGTTTGTTGGAACGTGTCCTGATATGTGTCCTGAGAAGGAGCGATATATGAGGGAAACTCGCAAGCAGCTGAGTATATTTGAACTTCTACCCGGAACAGATAAG GTAGACCATGCAACTGCTATAAAGGAGTATAGTCGTTCCTCTGCTGATCAGGAAGAGCCTCTCCCTTATGAGCTGCGCCCGACGCACGTGCTGAGTATGACCATGGACTACCTGGTGACTCAGATAATGGACAAGGGAGAGGGGAATTATCGGGAATGGTATGACTTTGTATGGAACCGGACTCGTgggataagaaag GACATAACTCAGCAACACTTGTGTAACCTCAGTACTGTGTCTTTGATGGAGAAATGTATGCGCTTCCATATACACTGTGCCTTTGAGCTGTGTGAGGAGCCTATGTCGTCTTTTGATGCAAAAATCAACAATGAGAATTTGACAAAGTGCTTGCTGAGTTTAAAGGAGATGTACCAAGACCTTCACAATCGTGGGATATCCTGCCCTTGTGAGCCAGAGTTCAGGGGATACAGTGTCCTGCTTTCTCTAAACAAGGGAGACATTCTCAG AGAAGTGCAGGAATTCCATTCTACAGTCCTCCACTCTGAAGAAGTCAAGTTTGCCGTGCAAGTGTTTGCTGCTCTGAATAGCACAAACTTTGTAAGATTCTTCAAACTGATTCGATCCGCATCATATTTAAACAGTTGCATTTTACACCGCTATTTTAACCAG ATCCGTCGAGATGCACTTCGAGTTTTAAATGTTGCATACACTCCCAGCATCCAGAGACCTACCTTATTCCCGCTGGAGAGCATGCTGCAGATGCTGTTTTTCCAAGATACAAATGAGGCCACAGAATTCCTTAATTCTTATGGACTCAGTGTATCTGAAGG TAATGTTGAACTTAACCGCTCTGCATTCTTTGAGCCTGAGGTTCTGCCACATCCCAAGAAGTGCTTCTTCATTAGCCAAAAGCGGCAAGTCTCTGTAGGGGAGATTGTGAATGGAGCATCTCTCCCACACTTCGCCCTACATTATCCTCTGTCCAGCTTTGATGCTCTGAATAAGTACACAGGAGGGAACAGCTTAGTTGAACCAGGACTCAGAAGTATCCAAGAGACACATg GTTCTGCTATGTTTGGTATAGAAAAACCAGAGGAGAGAGAGATTGAACCTGAAGAACAGCCTAACAAGCAGACTTTTTCACTTCCCACGGAAACCCTAGAACCTATCCCGGTTGTTCCAATATCAGTCTTGCGGCCCATAATGGTACCTAAGCCACCCCCATCTCCTCCAAAGCCAGTTTTTACTGAAGAG GATATTCATTTGCTGGCACAAGATATAACTGAGGAAATAGTGAAAGAGCAAAGTTTTGAACTCATCCAAGCTGCTACTGCCTACATCTCTGCTGCCAGAGG GGCAGCAGTCCCTATTGCTGACACACTGCTCACAGATGTGATTTCTGAGATCTCACACAGAGTAGCAGTGGAAGAAGTGAGCTCTGAGAAGCAAAGAGTGAAGGAAGAGAAGCTCAAAAAGGCAGAAGAAGCAAG GCTAAAACAAGAGAGGGAAAAGCTACTAGACCAAATCAGCCTGTCTCAGTGCAAAGATCTATTAAAGGAGGTTTTAACTGACAGTATCTACAATATTTCAGCTGAAGAGCTTAA GCATGCTGTGCAGCTAGACAAAAATGCACGCATCTCTCGCTGCTCTGAAAAGGTATGTGATGAGTATCTGAGTCAGTTCTTGGAAGTGGAGATTTTTGAGTTAGCACGAGATTCCCTTCATGAGATGCAGTACTACAGCAAGTACCTTCAGAG ATGGAGGGAAGTGTTGGCTGTGCGTAAAAAGCTAAGGCGGCAAATGCGAGGTTTCCCAGCCGCACCTGGTTCTGTAAGCCGCAATGATAAACTGAAAGCCTTACTTCCCAGCGCTGCTTTACATGGTGCCCATCTGGGCTTTGCAAAAGGTTTCCTGAACCTGGGACATGCTGGGAAAATAGGGGTATCTTTTACAAG ttttcaccAGAGCAGGGAGAAGATATTTCACCAGATGAAAGTTCAGCATTTTTTCCAGAAGTTGTTATG TGATGCTGCTTGGACACCTCTACAGCTACCATCTCTGATAGCCCAGAATCTAGAATCATGGAAGGACTGTATATTTTGGAAGTTGGTACTACTACTGCCAGAAACCTCAGAGATACCTGAACCAAGCAG TATTCTTTCAGAGTGGTTAAAGGCCAAGTTCTCCTGGACAGGTGGTCAGACTTCAGATACAGAGCAGCAAAGCGTAGACACGCTGGTACTCTACAGCTCTCTTGAATCTCAGAATGGCCGCCCTGTGCGTGTTAATGTGTGTGTCAAG gtggcacaggGCCCACTAACAACCTCAGAGATGGAGCAAGTGGAAACAAAGAGAGATCTATTAGGGACCAGTGGCCTTATCCTTCTATTGCCACCTGTAGATGACAGTATTGAGGATGATGTGTATTGGCTGTCTGCCTTATTGCAGCTCAAGCAACTACTTCAGGCCAAGCCGTTCCAGCCTCCAATTCCCCTTGGAGTGCTGGTTCCAGCATTTGGGATGAACACTATGACTAAAGTGGAAGAAG gCCTAAACCTTGCAGATTTAGTCTCAAATGGTCTCATTTCAGAGTATGAGATTTTCCCTCTCTCTGGTTCTTTAGATGACTTGCAAGGTACCGAACAG GTCACCAGTGCTGTACAGTTTCTACTCTCCAGCTGCCCTCATACCTTGGAATTATGCTCCCTTCCCTTGCGCCAGTTTATAGAAGATGGCATATGTAGTGGATTTAGCGAGCCTTTTCATCGAGACATGTGGGAAAGAAAGAAGGCTCGTCTTCCCTCACAGGATCCTGCAGCAATAATTGATCTGTACAACAGTGTACTTGCTTTCTTAGCAAATGTTATTTCCTCTGAGCAGCTCTCTGATATCTCTTGGCCAGTAACTGAGTTCTCTTGTCCAAATGGCACTGCTGTACTGCCACATACTTCCTGGAACCACCCTGGGCATCTTGCCTGGCTAAAGAAGTCTGTACTATCCTTTCAGATTCCACAGATGGACAAACCTCCCCAAGGAG CTCCCTGGCTTCCTGTCTGCTCTATGATTCTGGAGTACATTGATCAGATCTGTCGATGTAAGCAGGGGCTCCCAGTCTTGCTCTCTGAGGTGCAGATCCTTCTTAGACATGCATATGATAAACTGCATACAAATGCAGGTGGCAGATACTCGGAGGAGTTTCCTGCAGAAGAATTTCCATGGGATGATTTATTAAACCTGTGTATCAACCACAAGCTTCGAGACTGGGATCCATCAGTGAACTCTGAATACTCGG GTTCTCTTGAAGACATTCATGTCTATTTCTTGCAAGATGATCTGAGAAATCTGAGTCCTTCAAATTTATGGGAAAGAGCTCGGATGAGCACACACACAGATGCGCAAGAGACTTATGATGG TCGATCTTACAGGCAACGTCTTCCCACacaaaagacaaaaatgttggcTTCAATTCGTGTGAGCCCTGAGCAAAACCTGGAAAATGAAGAGTTAGGAGCCGAGTTCAAGCACATAAATAAGCTCAGGTTGCAGCTCAAACAGTCATTGGAGGCTGAGAGGGAAGAGAGCAAAGG gtgTAAGGAGAAACTGCAGAAGTTTCTTGAAGAAGAAGCTCTGGAAACATCTGCGTCACCTCTTCTCCCTATGTACCTTCCGGAAGCCTTACTCAGGCCCCAAGAGAAACCAACAAATCGGTCACACAGTGGTGTTCATTCCTCCCCGCTGCATATGTCTCTGGAGACTGCTCTATACATTTCTTCCCCACAAAGGCCTGTGGAACACAACATGTCTTCTTCCCCCCTACAAAGGGCTCCAATAAAAACCCCACAACTGAGATCTACAGAGAATATCATTCACGCTGCCTCCCAAGATTCATCTCTAAGTGAGAGCCTCTCTGCGTCACCTTTGCGTCCCTCTCTTACAGACAAATTGAATGAGCTGCGTAGACTCATTAATGCAAATCGGCAGGAAAACTCTGCTTTAGAACTGCACTTAAACACCCTGTTGGATGTGGGTAAATCCTGTGATGCAGCAGAACATCATCTTGTCTGA